The Neorhizobium sp. NCHU2750 genome contains the following window.
CTTTTCAGGCTTTTTTTGATGCTTACCGCGGCCCGGATCAGACGGTACGGGATCTCTCCACCGCAAGCGACTGGATGACCAGCCGGCAGTTTTCGTTGCCCTCGGGCAGAAGTGTCATCGGATCGATCAGCCCCACCCCGACGCCGATCGCGTTGACGGCGGCCCAGCCCCAGTTGTCCTGAGCGTAACGCAGAAGCCCCGGCCCCTCGACCGCGATACAGGCCTTGCCCGCCTCCACCAATTCCTGCGAGGACACGCCCTTGAGTCGCTGCGACATCTCGGCGTGAAGCGGGGTGACGACGAGCATCATGAAAAAATAGCTGATCAGTGACGACAATCGGGCCTCCTGTACTGGACAAACAAGATAGGCACGGACCCGCTCCGCTTCCAGCATGGCGAAAAGATCACCCTACTTCGCCCGAAATGCGGCCCGCCGCGATGAACCAACCGACGCTTCGGCAAACGAGTGAGCTTCAAAAAAAATCATCGAGCCCGCCCGCCCCATCCCGCTTGAACCACATCACCGGCTATGGTTGAACACATGCGACCATTGCGAGCGCCACATGTCCGATTCCCCATTGCACAACCCGATCAAGGGCATGGCCATCATGGCCGGCTGCATGATCATCCTGCCGACAATGGATGCGATTGCCAAATACATGGCGACCTTTGAGACCATGTCACCCGGTCAGGTCACCTTCTACCGGTTCTTCTTCCAGTTCCTGACCCTGCTGCCGATCGCGTTTTTCGTGCCGGGGGCGCTGCGTGGCGGCAAGCGCCCGTGGATGAACCTCCTGCGCGGCGCCCTGCATGCAGCAGCAAGCCTGCTGTTCTTCATGGCGGTCAAATACATGCCGCTCGCCGACGTCTTCGCCATCTATTTCGTCGAGCCCTTCATGCTGACGATGATGTCGGCGCTCTTCCTCGGCGAAAAGGTCGGCTGGCGGCGCTGGCTTGCCATCATCATCGGCTTCGGTGGGGCAATGATCGTTATCCAGCCGAGCTACGAGATCTTCGGTTGGACGGCACTCCTGCCGGTCCTCTGCGCCTTCCTCTATACGCTCTACCTGTTCCTCAACCGCGCTATCGGCAATGCCGACTCACCGCTGACCATGCAGTTCGTCGCCGGCGTCGGCGGCACGCTGTTCATGACGGTCGCCCTGTTTGCCGGCCAGTCGGTCTATCCAGTGGAATTCGAAGCCTCCCTCCCGTCATCCGGGCTCGGCCTCGTTCTTCTCGTCATTCTCGGCGGCATATCGGGCTATATGCACCTGCTCGTCGTGCGCGCCTTCCGCATGGCGCCGCTGTCGCTGCTCGCACCGTTCCAGTATTTCGAGATCATTTCCGCAACGGTCCTGGGTTACCTGTTGTTTTCGGATTTCCCGACGGCATCCAAATGGCTGGGTATCGCCATCATCGTCGGCTCCGGCCTGTTCATAATCTGGCGTGAGCGGGTCAGGACGGCACAGATGGCGACCGCATCGGCGAACAATTAATCTTCGTTAACCGCGCTTCTTCTCAAGCTCTCAACTTATCGGCTCTAAGAGCGATATCAGTTTCATGATGAAACGGAGAAAGAGATGAGCGGCATACGCTTTTCTTTTCCGGCATGTGTCATAGCCGGAAAGGGCCGCATCGACAGGCATGACCTGTTGATCCTGCGGAAATATACCTTTGCGGATGGAATCCGTACCTACGAAGACGCACTCCTGCTTCTGGCGCTCAACGACATGTGCCCCATTCACTGCGATGAATGGCCGGCCTATTTCGTCGAACAGCTGACCACATTCATCGTCGACGAGGCCGCCCCCAGGGGCCGCATCGACGCGACGAAATCGGCATGGCTGATGCGCGCGCTTGCGCTCGACGGCCGCATCGTCGAGCCGGCCCAGCTCGAATGCCTGCTGCACGCCATGGAGCGTGCCGAGAGCTGTCCGGACATCCTGTCCGCCTTCGCGCTCGACCAGTTGCGCCACGCCCTTTGCGGCCGGCCGGCCGGTGGCTGCTCGGTCACCAGCCTGCGCCTTGCCGGCATCACCGCCGACGATCTCGCCTATGTCTGGCGCATCCTGCGCAAGCGGGTGAGTTCCGGCCGGCTGCTCGTCTCGGCACTTGAGGCCAGCAGCCTGCGCATGATTCAGGACATCGTGCAGGACCGCGACAATCATCCCGGCTGGGACGACGTGATGGCCTTTGTCAGCGGCGAAGAACGCGCCGGCAGCCTTCGCAACCGTCCATGGCTGATGACGACCGAAGGCGCGACCGGCTGGAACGAACGGGTAGCCTGAACCGGCGGTTCGGGATCCGGCGCTGAGCCGGACCCGGAACCCGCTCAGCACCGAGCCAGGACCCAGCCAGGATCTACCGGGCCTGTATGAAGCCTGATTGCCGGACCGGTTGACATCCGGTCGGCAACACTGTCCAAGGACGCATGCAGACAGACAACCCCGCTCTTCCCTTCGGCTATTCGCCCGTCCCGGCCGGCAAGCTTGCCAATATGGTGACCTGCCTCGATATGTCGGCGCGCCCGCCGGCACGTCCGCAGCCGCCATCGAACGGCCTGAGCGTCGAGCGCTGGCCGTCGCCCACCGTCGAGGATTACCGCGACCTTTATCGGCGGGTCGGCGAGGACTGGATGTGGGTTTCCCGCCTCGTCATGCCCGACGAGAAGCTGAAGGCAATCATCACCGATCCGCTGGTCGAGATCTATGTGCTGACAGACGGCGCACGCCGCCTCGGCCTGCTGGAACTGGATTTCCGCCAACAGGGCGAATGCGAACTCGGCTATTTCGGCGTCGTCCCTGAAGCGATCGGCAACGGCTCCGGCCGCATCCTGATGAATGCCGCCCTCGACCATGCCTGGGCAAAGCCGATCACCCGCTTCTGGGTCCATACCTGCAGCTTCGATCACCCGGCAGCACTTGCCTTCTACCAGCGCTCCGGCTTCAGGCCCTATGCGTTCATGGTCGAGGTCTGCGACGATCCGAGGCTCGACGGTCGCATGCCGAAAAGTGCCGCCCCGCATGTGCCCCTGATCGAACTTTGATCGGAGCCTGACTCCGATTACGACACGGCATGACCGGTTCCGGCTTGAGCCTTTGGCTGCCGTCATGCAAAAGTCCGCCCAGATTCGAAATACCTAATTCAGTACCAACAGGAGAGACACGATGGATGTCCGTGCCGCCGTTGCCGTTCAGGCTGGAAAACCTCTGGAAGTCATGACCGTTCAGCTCGACGGCCCGAAGGCCGGCGAGGTGCTGATCGAGGTCAAGGCGACCGGCATCTGCCACACCGACGACTTCACCCTCTCCGGCGCCGATCCGGAAGGCCTGTTCCCGGCGATCCTCGGCCACGAGGGTGCCGGCATCGTCGTCGATGTCGGACCGGGCGTCACCTCGCTGAAAAAGGGCGACCACGTCATCCCGCTCTACACGCCGGAATGCCGCGAATGCTATTCCTGCACCTCGCGCAAGACCAACCTCTGCACCTCGATCCGCTCCACTCAGGGCCAGGGCGTGATGCCTGACGGCACGAGCCGCTTCTCGATCGGCAAGGACAAGATCCATCACTACATGGGCTGCTCGACCTTCGCGAACTTCACGGTCCTGCCGGAAATCGCGCTTGCCAAGATCAATCCCGACGCTCCCTTCGACAAGGTCTGCTACATCGGCTGCGGCGTCACCACCGGCATCGGCGCCGTCATCAACACCGCCAAGGTGGAGATCGGCTCCACCGCAATCGTCTTCGGTCTCGGCGGCATTGGTCTCAACGTGCTGCAGGGCCTGCGCCTTGCCGGCGCCGACATGATCATCGGCGTCGACATCAACCCGGACCGCAAGGCCTGGGGCGAAAAGTTCGGCATGACCCACTTCGTCAACCCGAAGGAAGTCGGGGAAGACATCGTTCCTTATCTCGTCAACATGACCAAGCGTCATGGCGACCTGATCGGCGGCGCCGACTACACGTTCGACTGCACCGGCAATACCAAGGTCATGCGCCAGGCACTGGAGAGCTCGCATCGTGGTTGGGGCAAGTCGGTCATCATCGGCGTTGCCGGCGCCGGCCAGGAAATCTCCACCCGTCCGTTCCAGCTGGTCACCGGCCGCAACTGGATGGGTACCGCCTTCGGTGGCGCCCGCGGCCGCACCGACGTGCCGAAGATCGTCGACTGGTACATGGAAGGCAAGATCCAGATCGACCCGATGATCACCCACACCATGCCGCTCGAAGACATCAACAAGGGCTTCGACCTGATGCACAAGGGTGAATCAATCCGCGGCGTGGTGGTCTATTGACCACCGCTCCAAGCTACAGTGTTGACGTGCGGGGGCTCGACGAGTTCTCCGCACGCGACCTCTACGAGATGCTGAAGATGCGCGTCGACGTCTTCGTCGTCGAGCAGAACTGCCCCTATCCCGAGCTCGACGGCAACGATCCCGACTGCCTGCATCTGCGGCTGCTGGAAGGTGACGACCTGCTCGCCTGCGCCCGCCTGTGGCGACCCTCGCCGGACGTCCTGCCCCGCATCGGACGCGTCACCGTATCGCCCGCCCATCGCGGCAAGCGGCTTGGCGAGGCACTGATGCGCGAGGCGATCGCCGAGTGCGAAAAACTCTATCCGGGTGAAGCAATCGAGATCGCCGCCCAGGCGCATCTGCAGAAATTCTACGGCTCGCTCGGCTTCGAGCCGACATCGGAAGAATATCTCGAAGACGATATCCCGCACGTGGACATGGTCAGGCCGGCGACACGGTGATAGGCTGTTTGGATACCTAGCCGCCGCCATGCCACAATCGTCATGGCGGGCGGCGCCAAACGGAACTGAGCATCATGGCGCATTCGTCGGATATTTCTCTGGATGACGAGCAGCAAAAACTCATCGACCGGCTTGTCCGCGCGGGCCGTTACCACGGCGCAAACGATGTGATCGCCATGGGGCTGAAGCTGATAGAAGAGCGGGAGCGCCAAGCCGAAGCCTTCACGTCGGAACTGGAGCAGGCCGTCGATACAGGTCTGGCAAGTGGCCCCGCCACACTCATGGAAAACGGCAGCGAACTGATCGCCGCGTTTCGCAGGCCTCGATAGATCCGATGGGCACGGTCCTTCGGCGCCCGGAATTCTTAAGAGACCTGCGCAGCATCTGGCAGTTCATCGCAAGCGATAGTGAAACCCGCGCCGATGGTTTCGTGCTCGAACTGGAAAACGCTACCGACTGCTCGCCGACAATCCAGGCCTCGGGGCTCAACAGCTTCCCAGATACCCGACGATGCGGATTTTCTCCTACCGCAGCTATCTGATTATTTACGAGCCATTGCCGGATGGTACCGGAATAGAGCTTGTCCGCCTGCTGCATGCGACGCGTGATTATCATCGACATTTCGACGATTAGTTCCGTTCACCGCTCAAGCCGCCACGCTTGCCTTTCCCCTCTGCGGATCTATCATCCCTCTAAGAGAACCAGGAGAGGAAGCCACCATGTACAAATTCGAAGTCTACAAGGACAAGGCCGGCGAGTTCCGGTTCCGCTTCAAGGCGCCGAACGGCCAGACGATGTTTTCCTCCGAGGGCTATTCGGCCAAGGCATCCGCCATTGCCGCGGTCGAATCGATCAAGCAGAACGCCCCCGGCGCAGCGACCGACGACCAGACGACAGCCACCGTCTGATGTGCTAATCCGCCTGCCAGCCATTCAGAGTTCGCAGGAAGGCGAATACATTTGATCTATGTCGATGCCGATGCATGCCCGGTCAAGCCGGAAATATTGAAGGTCGCCGAACGCCACGGCTTCGAAGTCACCTTTGTTGCCAATTCCGGCCTCAGGCCCTCCCGTGATCCGATGGTGAAGAACGTCATCGTCTCCGGCGCCTTCGATGCGGCCGACGACTGGATCGCCGAGCGCGCGACACAGGGCGACATCGTCGTCACCGCCGACGTGCCGCTTGCCGGCCGCTGCGTCGAGGCCGGCGCCTTCGTCACTGGCCCGACCGGAAGGCTGTTCGACAGGACCAATATCGGCATGGCCACCGCGATGCGCGATCTCGGCGCACATCTGCGCGAGACCGGCGAGAGCAAGGGGTATAACGCCGCCTTCTCGCCGCGCGACCGGTCGGCCTTCCTCGAAACCCTGGACAGGCTGTGCCGCAGGGCGAAATCTGCCGGCTGAACGGATTTGACGGGATAGAGCATGGCGAAGGCTGGCGCGAGAGAAGCAAGACGGCACGGGCATTGGCGCCACCGACACGGGCCGTTCTTCATCGCGGTCATTGCTGCACTCATCGCCCTGCCGGTACTGATCGCCCTTCTGCCGGAACTCTGCGCCGCCCTGACGGCCATCATTTTCTTCGTCGTCTATCTCGCGTTGATCGGCGCCAGAGTTCGTCACCTTGATGCCGACCAGCTGGAAGCGAGCGGCCAGAATACCGACGAACCCGCGCCGATCATCCTCGCGGTCACCCTGCTTGCCGCCATTGTCGCCCTCGTCACCCTCTTCGAGGCGCTCAACCAGAAACAGCCGACCGGAATACTCGAGGTGGCGGTCGCTTTTGCCGCGGTCATTCTCGGCTGGTTCTCCATCCACATGATGTTTTCGCTCCATTATGCCCATCTCTACTGGCGCCCCGGCGACAAGGATGACGGAAAATCCG
Protein-coding sequences here:
- a CDS encoding DUF1345 domain-containing protein, with translation MAKAGAREARRHGHWRHRHGPFFIAVIAALIALPVLIALLPELCAALTAIIFFVVYLALIGARVRHLDADQLEASGQNTDEPAPIILAVTLLAAIVALVTLFEALNQKQPTGILEVAVAFAAVILGWFSIHMMFSLHYAHLYWRPGDKDDGKSVGGLDFPETERPGAWDFLYFGYVIGMTAQTSDVGITATDMRKINLLHSVVSFFFNTILVAAAVNAVVSLAT
- a CDS encoding type II toxin-antitoxin system ParD family antitoxin, whose amino-acid sequence is MAHSSDISLDDEQQKLIDRLVRAGRYHGANDVIAMGLKLIEERERQAEAFTSELEQAVDTGLASGPATLMENGSELIAAFRRPR
- a CDS encoding YegP family protein, whose protein sequence is MYKFEVYKDKAGEFRFRFKAPNGQTMFSSEGYSAKASAIAAVESIKQNAPGAATDDQTTATV
- a CDS encoding GNAT family N-acetyltransferase encodes the protein MQTDNPALPFGYSPVPAGKLANMVTCLDMSARPPARPQPPSNGLSVERWPSPTVEDYRDLYRRVGEDWMWVSRLVMPDEKLKAIITDPLVEIYVLTDGARRLGLLELDFRQQGECELGYFGVVPEAIGNGSGRILMNAALDHAWAKPITRFWVHTCSFDHPAALAFYQRSGFRPYAFMVEVCDDPRLDGRMPKSAAPHVPLIEL
- a CDS encoding type II toxin-antitoxin system RelE/ParE family toxin, which encodes MGTVLRRPEFLRDLRSIWQFIASDSETRADGFVLELENATDCSPTIQASGLNSFPDTRRCGFSPTAAI
- a CDS encoding GNAT family N-acetyltransferase, whose protein sequence is MTTAPSYSVDVRGLDEFSARDLYEMLKMRVDVFVVEQNCPYPELDGNDPDCLHLRLLEGDDLLACARLWRPSPDVLPRIGRVTVSPAHRGKRLGEALMREAIAECEKLYPGEAIEIAAQAHLQKFYGSLGFEPTSEEYLEDDIPHVDMVRPATR
- a CDS encoding S-(hydroxymethyl)glutathione dehydrogenase/class III alcohol dehydrogenase, whose protein sequence is MDVRAAVAVQAGKPLEVMTVQLDGPKAGEVLIEVKATGICHTDDFTLSGADPEGLFPAILGHEGAGIVVDVGPGVTSLKKGDHVIPLYTPECRECYSCTSRKTNLCTSIRSTQGQGVMPDGTSRFSIGKDKIHHYMGCSTFANFTVLPEIALAKINPDAPFDKVCYIGCGVTTGIGAVINTAKVEIGSTAIVFGLGGIGLNVLQGLRLAGADMIIGVDINPDRKAWGEKFGMTHFVNPKEVGEDIVPYLVNMTKRHGDLIGGADYTFDCTGNTKVMRQALESSHRGWGKSVIIGVAGAGQEISTRPFQLVTGRNWMGTAFGGARGRTDVPKIVDWYMEGKIQIDPMITHTMPLEDINKGFDLMHKGESIRGVVVY
- a CDS encoding DMT family transporter, which gives rise to MSDSPLHNPIKGMAIMAGCMIILPTMDAIAKYMATFETMSPGQVTFYRFFFQFLTLLPIAFFVPGALRGGKRPWMNLLRGALHAAASLLFFMAVKYMPLADVFAIYFVEPFMLTMMSALFLGEKVGWRRWLAIIIGFGGAMIVIQPSYEIFGWTALLPVLCAFLYTLYLFLNRAIGNADSPLTMQFVAGVGGTLFMTVALFAGQSVYPVEFEASLPSSGLGLVLLVILGGISGYMHLLVVRAFRMAPLSLLAPFQYFEIISATVLGYLLFSDFPTASKWLGIAIIVGSGLFIIWRERVRTAQMATASANN
- a CDS encoding YaiI/YqxD family protein; the encoded protein is MIYVDADACPVKPEILKVAERHGFEVTFVANSGLRPSRDPMVKNVIVSGAFDAADDWIAERATQGDIVVTADVPLAGRCVEAGAFVTGPTGRLFDRTNIGMATAMRDLGAHLRETGESKGYNAAFSPRDRSAFLETLDRLCRRAKSAG